In one Halomarina ordinaria genomic region, the following are encoded:
- a CDS encoding Bug family tripartite tricarboxylate transporter substrate binding protein — protein sequence MSDKPNDTGQSDSSGIGSTIDRRRFLQAGGAASVAALAGCMGGGGGGGGNGDDNDSGNGSGGGGGGGGDGWDPSQSIRYIVPYDEGGGTDVYARGIVEQLIEAEGEEVQIDNVPGAGGLNGFGQLMRADPDGHTILGSATPLEVAPQLLEDPGFDQRDASGIGVFGRSAWCLVVNEQYQDEVETFDDVIEKYNSGEWENIGVQSPGSSQDIIVLLAKYELDEYDWQWTQRVTYTGTGPIAQAVASNEVPAGIGTDAGTRSTVEGGNIYPVVSFVSDGTDVYPDLDSVTDLDYPEIDFVGGLSRGMFAPPETPDEIIEHHTTALEEAINDDRTTEWTDETGNPTFYEGPDAANAIITDAFEAYDELNVIDLVEENSD from the coding sequence ATGAGCGACAAACCAAACGACACAGGACAGTCGGACAGTAGTGGTATCGGGTCGACGATAGACAGACGGCGGTTCCTGCAGGCCGGTGGTGCCGCGTCGGTCGCCGCGCTCGCCGGCTGTATGGGCGGTGGCGGTGGCGGCGGTGGCAACGGCGACGACAACGACAGCGGTAACGGAAGCGGCGGCGGCGGTGGCGGCGGCGGTGACGGCTGGGACCCCTCCCAGTCCATCCGCTACATCGTCCCGTACGACGAGGGCGGCGGAACAGACGTGTACGCCCGCGGTATCGTCGAACAGCTCATCGAGGCCGAGGGCGAGGAGGTACAGATCGACAACGTCCCCGGCGCCGGCGGGCTCAACGGCTTCGGTCAGCTGATGCGGGCCGATCCGGACGGCCACACTATCCTCGGCAGCGCGACGCCGCTCGAGGTCGCCCCGCAACTGCTCGAGGACCCCGGGTTCGACCAGCGCGACGCGAGCGGTATCGGCGTCTTCGGCCGGTCGGCCTGGTGTCTCGTCGTCAACGAGCAGTACCAGGACGAAGTCGAGACGTTCGACGACGTCATCGAGAAGTACAACTCCGGCGAGTGGGAGAACATCGGCGTCCAGTCCCCCGGGAGCTCCCAGGACATCATCGTCCTGCTGGCGAAGTACGAACTCGACGAGTACGACTGGCAGTGGACCCAGCGCGTCACCTACACCGGGACGGGCCCCATCGCACAGGCGGTGGCCAGCAACGAGGTCCCCGCCGGTATCGGGACGGACGCGGGGACGCGGTCCACCGTCGAGGGCGGGAACATCTACCCCGTCGTCTCCTTCGTCAGTGACGGCACCGACGTCTACCCCGACCTCGACTCGGTGACCGACCTCGACTACCCGGAGATAGACTTCGTCGGCGGTCTCAGCCGTGGCATGTTCGCCCCGCCGGAGACGCCCGACGAGATCATCGAACACCACACCACGGCCCTCGAAGAGGCCATCAACGACGACCGGACCACCGAGTGGACCGACGAGACCGGCAACCCCACGTTCTACGAGGGGCCGGACGCGGCCAACGCGATCATCACGGACGCCTTCGAGGCCTACGACGAACTGAACGTCATCGACCTCGTCGAGGAGAACTCGGACTAA